The Brassica napus cultivar Da-Ae chromosome C1, Da-Ae, whole genome shotgun sequence DNA segment CCTGGAAGCACCTAATTGTATAACACCtaatgaaaatatcaaaaatattgcCTCGTTAATTTTGCAAAACACCTAACGAACTTCAAAATTGTACAAACACATGAaattcaaaatgttttttttttcatcgcCTGGTTTGAACTTTATTTTCCCCTTGAAGACCAAAATTCAATtctatttcatttttgcatttttgtcCACGATTGTACTCAAATGGAATCTGTCTTGTATATAGGGGTGTGGAAGGAATAAAGGCACaacatattttttctttcatagATACATAATTAGTTATCTTCATCACAATTCACACGGTAATCATTCAGAGCTAGTGGCCTATACAAATTCCGTTTATTACAGTACAGCTTGGACGCGAATGAAGTATACCAGATTGTATGAACAAAAACAGCTAAGAGATGATGGGTATTTGAAAAGAATCTCATTTTCTACACATTCAAAGCTTGCATTTCCAGGTTACGATAGATACTCCACAGCTTAGAGGGAAGCtttacttttactttttttctttctttcttttgttgttgttttcttcTGTACCTGAAGAGTTGAGGATGGTGTGTATGATACATGTCTTGCTCCCTTCACAAAATGGTGCATGTGCATATAACCGCCTTGGGTGCTTTATCGACCTTCTTCTCTGTTCAGTCAAAACAGTTGTTTAACTGTTAGTTAGAATTCCTCAACATTGTCTTAGAAATCACAGCCTTAGTTTCAATCACATGATCAAAGTTTGTGTAGGTACTATGGTTGAAAAACATTTTTGAGCCATTCTCTAGAGGTTTGAATAAACAAACTAAACACACgatatatttactatttaaaCTAATCCTAGTCACAAAACAAACAATGCATTTACTATCTATACTGACCCTAGTCACTGATGTACACTTCTTATCAGTCTTAATGTATGAGGCATATGAGACAGAAAACGaatataaaaatcaataaaagtgacaaaataaataacacaaGAAGTCTGACATAATATGCTGGAAGCTCTGAGCAAACAAAGATCTcaatgaagaaaacaaaagagagaacaGTTTGACCTGATTTAGTTTTTGCTGGAGAAGGCTGTACAACAACATGCATCACAGTGACTCCACCTGCAGtctctccaaatggtgtcttaCACTGGGCAACAGTCTTGTTGTTCTCCAAGATCTTACCCGAACCAATCAGCTTTACTTCGTTTATCCCCTTTGGAACAACTGTTTTGCCTACACACAAAAAAAGGAGCATTTAAACGAAATTGATCACCACACCATAATTCATATAAAGACTTCgtcttttttattcttaatcATCAGTTGGTGTTTGTAACTTCATTCAAGTGAACTAATATAACCATTCTACAGCTCTAAATCTCACACCTTTATACCGACAAATAACAAAATTCAGGGAGAGTCCACAcgaatttcgaatttttttttgtaagaaagaTGGAAACTATAACAAACCTTTGGGCCAATCAGAGACGACCCTTTGCTTCAAAAAATCAACAGTAGACGCGGCTGAATAGCGAAAGGGTCCGATGTCGGAGCCATCGTAGAGCCTGAATTTGATATCTATCGACTCCTCCTCCGGCATCTCCGTTGACTTCTCGAAGACCTCCAAAAACCCAACTCCCGATTCTCAGAAAAACCAGACTTCAACACAACTCTCTTCAGATCTGAAACAGTTCCAATCAAAAAGTAGAATCAGAGCTTGCTTCGACAAGGATAGAAACATAAAAGTAAAAGAGAATCAGGGGAAATCGGAATACAGAACagtagctctctctctctctctctctctctatcgatTTCGCGTTGGGATCGTTGAAAAAGCGGAAGAAGGAAGGAGAAAAGAAAAGCTGCTCAAGAGTCGGAGTCCACCGAATCTCAAGCCCCCAACGGTTTttcacttttcttctttttctcttttcgtCTAATTCTCCATCAAACCGACATCGTTTTgttctctctttttaattaatCGTGGTGAAAACGGTCATCGAGTGTTCCCACCTTCTTGACGGTTAAACTTAAAATGTTCCCACCGTATTTTCTTGTAGAACATTAGCCCCATTAAGTCATTAACTAACATTTAAAGTGTTcccacctttttttttcttatagagAAAATGATTGACAAATGGGTTTTATTTGACatgaaattcacattttacctatttatatgtttatgctTTGTACTCATATAAGTTTCTTATCTTTGTCAAGTGAGATAATAAGAGGAAAATTGCAATTAAGAAGGTTCATATTTtagagtttcattttttttaacggcttttatattttttttttaaacatacaatgcaagaaaactaaaaaaaaggaataaaccAGAAGAAGTGATCAGCCGTCGCCAAATGTAATCCGTCGAAACCTTCCTACGAAAAGATGGCACGTCGACGGTGGTTTATCGCACGAACTGAGATACCGAAGAAAGATACTTCGGACGATGGATATACTTCCATCTGGAAGGAGAACAAAAATGCAAAGGAGCGCCGAAGTACCGGACATGACAACAAAGCACCACTGAAAAGAGGAAACCTGGAAAAATTAAGAAGACCACTAGATCTAGACGGTATCCTAGTTCAGAACATAAGCTTGTATTGACCAAAATCGCACTCCACGATCCACTCGCTTTCACGAAGCAGACATGGAAGCCAATAGATGAAAACCACCAGAGTTCAATATCTAAGGCAAACGACCCCTTCACGTAAAGACCCCACTCCAACGATACTCGAACCACCTCGCCGTTTCTCCATAAAACACTTCAACACCGTGGACCTAGAGGGGAAGAACCGAAGAGAGATTGGGGTCCACTCGCCAGATCCGAACTTCTCATATCTGAACTTGAAGCTATAGCTTCCGGCCATTCCTCCAAATTACCACGTCAGAAACCATCGCCGCCGCGAGAATTTTCACCCTACAAACCACTGCTTAAAGCTTTAGGGCCTCAACATGAGGCAAGGCATAAAGCGGAGGAGAAGAGACGCATAAAGAGTGCCTTCTCACGGCAGAGACGGTTGAGACCGGCCGCCGAAAAGACAAATCAAATTTCGCCGGAAATTGCTTAGAGAGAGAAGTGCAGAAAGGAGAGAAGAAAGAGTTCCAGCATCTTTCGACCTTCACATAAATGTTTAGACTAATTTGAAGTGTAACtaaagaaattataaaattCTTATTACTTTGTTAACTTATTTATATggattataaaaacatatataaaatgagCTGGAAATACTCTAAAATACAAACTgatcagtttaaaaaaaatgatt contains these protein-coding regions:
- the LOC106375812 gene encoding membrane-anchored ubiquitin-fold protein 3-like, whose amino-acid sequence is MPEEESIDIKFRLYDGSDIGPFRYSAASTVDFLKQRVVSDWPKGKTVVPKGINEVKLIGSGKILENNKTVAQCKTPFGETAGGVTVMHVVVQPSPAKTKSEKKVDKAPKAVICTCTIL